A stretch of the Tannerella serpentiformis genome encodes the following:
- a CDS encoding THUMP domain-containing class I SAM-dependent RNA methyltransferase, with protein sequence MADEQFDLVAKTLYGLEDVLADELRALGAEAVETGRRMVAFRGDKAMLYKANFHCRTALRILKPVARFRAENADEVYEAVKAVEWERYLSPERTFAVDAVIYSENFRHSKFVAYRTKDAIADRFKERTGQRPSVRLSNPDMAIHIHISHNDCTLALDSSGESLHRRGYRVEQGEAPLNEVLAAGMILLTGWRGESHFVDPMCGSGTLLIEAAMIALNIPPGVYRKGFAFERWPDFDRELFESIYNDDSGERDFEFLCHGTDISADAIRRTERNVRSAGLSRYITLRTMPFQQFMRAPQPAILVTNPPYGERIAMDNVAELYGMIGERLKHVFMGCQAWILSYRDECFDHIGLRPNAKLQLMNGELTCEYRGYELFAGTNKDHRKAQNEAPPTRRFERGERTAHFSRGERPERSERFKRSDRPERSPRGERPERKERNERPVRNTFTGKPRLSRLDLDALRRAIDKPDATAEE encoded by the coding sequence ATGGCTGACGAACAATTTGATTTAGTAGCCAAAACGCTCTACGGACTGGAGGATGTGCTGGCCGACGAGCTTCGCGCACTCGGTGCCGAGGCCGTCGAGACGGGCCGACGCATGGTGGCCTTTCGTGGCGATAAGGCCATGCTTTACAAGGCCAACTTCCACTGTCGAACCGCCCTGCGCATCCTCAAGCCCGTGGCCCGCTTCCGTGCCGAAAACGCGGACGAGGTTTACGAGGCCGTCAAGGCCGTCGAGTGGGAGCGATACCTCTCGCCCGAACGCACCTTCGCCGTGGACGCGGTCATCTATTCCGAGAATTTCCGCCACTCCAAGTTCGTGGCTTACCGCACGAAGGACGCCATAGCCGACCGCTTCAAGGAGCGCACCGGCCAGCGCCCCTCCGTGCGCCTGAGCAACCCGGACATGGCGATCCATATCCACATCTCGCACAACGATTGCACGCTGGCCCTCGACAGCTCGGGCGAGAGCCTGCACCGCCGTGGATACCGCGTGGAGCAGGGCGAGGCGCCGCTGAACGAGGTCTTGGCCGCCGGCATGATCCTCTTGACCGGATGGCGCGGCGAGTCGCACTTCGTCGACCCCATGTGTGGCTCCGGCACCCTGCTCATCGAAGCCGCCATGATCGCCCTCAACATCCCGCCCGGCGTCTATCGCAAGGGCTTCGCCTTCGAGCGCTGGCCAGACTTTGACCGCGAGCTTTTTGAGTCGATCTACAACGACGACTCTGGGGAGCGCGACTTCGAGTTCCTCTGTCACGGCACCGACATCTCCGCCGACGCCATCCGCCGCACCGAGCGCAACGTGCGCAGCGCCGGCCTCTCGCGCTACATTACGCTCCGCACCATGCCCTTCCAGCAGTTCATGCGCGCACCGCAACCCGCCATCCTCGTCACCAACCCGCCCTACGGCGAGCGCATCGCGATGGACAACGTGGCGGAGCTTTACGGCATGATCGGCGAACGGCTGAAGCACGTCTTCATGGGCTGTCAGGCGTGGATCTTGAGCTACCGCGACGAGTGTTTCGACCACATCGGCCTCCGCCCCAACGCCAAGCTCCAGCTGATGAACGGCGAGCTGACGTGCGAATACCGCGGTTACGAACTCTTCGCCGGCACGAATAAGGACCATCGCAAGGCGCAAAACGAGGCTCCACCCACCCGCCGATTCGAGCGTGGCGAACGCACAGCGCATTTTTCTCGTGGCGAGCGTCCGGAGCGCAGCGAGCGATTCAAACGCAGCGATCGGCCCGAACGTTCTCCACGCGGCGAGCGACCAGAACGCAAAGAGCGCAATGAGCGGCCAGTCCGCAACACATTTACCGGCAAGCCTCGCCTCAGTCGGCTCGACCTCGACGCCCTGCGCCGAGCCATCGACAAGCCCGACGCCACGGCCGAGGAGTAG
- a CDS encoding dephospho-CoA kinase codes for MEATTLNEAQLEMLKLMSVIKTPEEPAELKQAISDHFARKAAEEIDRMWADGRLTEERVESFRHLHERTPYRP; via the coding sequence ATGGAAGCAACGACTCTCAATGAAGCCCAATTGGAAATGCTCAAACTGATGTCTGTGATAAAGACCCCTGAGGAGCCGGCCGAACTGAAGCAGGCCATCTCGGACCACTTTGCCCGCAAGGCCGCAGAAGAGATCGATCGCATGTGGGCGGATGGCCGCCTGACGGAAGAGCGTGTAGAATCGTTTCGCCACCTCCACGAACGGACCCCCTATCGGCCATGA
- a CDS encoding SDR family NAD(P)-dependent oxidoreductase: MKRAVIVGATSGLGLEVARLLLERGWSIGVAGRRVEALEQLRAVAPDRVRVRAIDVTQSDAPDRLHALIDDLGGMDLYFHSSGIGRQNSDLDPSIELSTVRTNGEGFVRMVTAAYRYFRTQGRGHIAAITSVAGTRGMGAAAAYSATKRFQRTYLDALAQLAHREGLRLRITDIRPGFVRTALLNPEVRYPMLMEPAPVARRIVDAVERRRRVATIDRRYRALVLLWRLLPQCVWERMKI, translated from the coding sequence ATGAAACGAGCAGTAATCGTTGGAGCCACCTCGGGCTTGGGCCTGGAGGTGGCTCGTTTGTTATTGGAGCGGGGCTGGAGCATCGGGGTGGCCGGCCGACGCGTCGAGGCGTTGGAGCAGCTGCGGGCCGTGGCGCCGGACCGCGTCCGGGTCCGTGCCATCGACGTCACCCAGAGCGACGCCCCGGACCGTCTCCACGCCCTCATCGACGATCTCGGCGGGATGGATCTCTACTTCCACTCCTCCGGCATCGGTCGGCAGAACTCGGACTTAGATCCGAGCATTGAGCTGTCCACGGTCCGCACCAACGGCGAAGGCTTCGTGCGTATGGTGACGGCCGCCTACCGCTATTTCCGCACCCAAGGCCGCGGACACATCGCCGCCATCACGTCCGTAGCCGGTACGCGTGGCATGGGCGCCGCCGCGGCTTACTCGGCCACGAAGCGTTTCCAGCGCACCTACCTCGACGCCCTCGCCCAGCTGGCCCACCGTGAGGGTCTCCGCCTGCGCATTACGGACATCCGCCCGGGCTTCGTCCGCACCGCCCTCCTCAATCCCGAGGTGCGTTACCCGATGCTGATGGAGCCAGCGCCCGTGGCCCGACGGATCGTCGACGCTGTGGAGCGTAGGCGTCGCGTGGCCACCATCGATAGGCGCTACCGTGCGCTCGTCCTCCTCTGGCGCCTCCTGCCGCAGTGCGTCTGGGAAAGGATGAAGATCTGA
- a CDS encoding DUF6261 family protein, which yields MKELMACNTTRLQQMEFITLMRETVEQIEMRGATLIETDAPLKRYTMAIKAAIGPLEGATRDPQRRPETAVAHTKNSERRTAISRFGLRFKVYRLSEDVEDHQAYKALNILWRKHRLVYPLNVQKLTGATDNFLNDLTKSPYAEAVQRLHLQTDVDAIRAANEAYRTHAAQRRANEAQRTPVDVGIMRRAITEDYTRLSLYLAVMADAYPEVEAWSRTLSGVNILRKHYAELLARRAGTRRAKKNAAALAEAAAESTAPSTFATNP from the coding sequence ATGAAGGAATTAATGGCTTGCAACACCACCCGTTTGCAGCAGATGGAGTTCATCACGCTGATGCGCGAGACGGTGGAACAGATCGAAATGAGAGGTGCGACGCTGATCGAGACGGACGCGCCGCTGAAGCGTTACACGATGGCTATCAAAGCCGCTATCGGACCCCTGGAGGGCGCCACGCGCGACCCCCAGCGGAGGCCCGAGACGGCCGTGGCCCACACGAAAAACAGCGAGCGGCGGACAGCCATCAGCCGCTTCGGACTCCGATTCAAGGTCTATCGGCTGTCCGAAGACGTGGAGGACCACCAGGCCTACAAGGCGCTGAACATCCTCTGGCGGAAGCATCGGCTCGTCTACCCCCTCAACGTCCAGAAGCTGACCGGCGCCACGGACAACTTCCTCAACGACCTCACGAAATCGCCTTACGCCGAAGCCGTCCAGCGGCTCCACCTGCAGACGGACGTGGACGCTATCCGCGCCGCCAACGAGGCCTATCGCACCCACGCGGCCCAGCGCCGCGCCAATGAAGCTCAGCGCACCCCGGTCGACGTCGGGATCATGCGCCGCGCCATCACGGAGGACTATACCCGGCTCAGCCTCTACCTGGCCGTCATGGCCGACGCCTACCCCGAGGTGGAGGCGTGGAGCCGGACGCTCTCCGGCGTCAACATCCTCCGTAAGCATTACGCCGAGCTCCTCGCCCGACGCGCCGGTACCCGACGCGCCAAAAAGAACGCCGCCGCCCTCGCCGAGGCAGCGGCCGAGAGCACGGCACCGTCTACCTTTGCCACGAACCCCTAA
- a CDS encoding DUF4139 domain-containing protein translates to MKATLLITAGILFMSMTMDALAGGEPKSAPAKLNEATVFYRGAVLEHTASVTLDKGDNEVWIEGLSSGIDESSLRIGMSGGALITAYEYVPRHQTDKAADAGTQRMLDSLRTYENKLRQIGIETKTNEQMLKLLETGMTQKMATPSERGVSLDELSRSMDYYKTKMMAIENELIRLREEKKTCEVTVKRLSQQLAEAGHNAGALRLNVTAPVAGAVRVAVSYCTFAASWTPYYSINVESPEKPIRIVQKAKVKQTTGVDWKQVKLTLSTGSPNNGRVAPLFNTWFLRENPPMMLAEMTVQNAYSMKTRSVAKAEADMAVEDMAEAKPMEMSLDDHVIVSDNSAVATIYAIDLPYTIPGNGKEQNIDLRTQEAAADYYYYAAPKLDTDAYLLAEIKESDKLDLPSGSAQITYDGVYLGETYIDNAEALKKLTLTLGTDKRITIRREKVKDFSAKKAFGSDTRQVFAYTISVKNNRKRDVRLTLKDQYPISTQKNIEVELLKDTTTPTTNNTETGVVTWNVTLKAGEARTFTFSYSVKYPKGMDLDL, encoded by the coding sequence ATGAAAGCGACCCTATTAATCACAGCAGGTATTTTATTTATGAGCATGACAATGGATGCACTGGCCGGCGGCGAACCCAAATCGGCACCGGCAAAACTGAACGAGGCGACCGTGTTTTATCGCGGCGCTGTGCTGGAGCATACCGCTTCGGTGACACTGGACAAGGGCGACAACGAAGTGTGGATCGAAGGCCTCAGCTCAGGCATCGACGAGAGCAGCCTCCGGATCGGCATGAGCGGCGGCGCCCTGATCACGGCCTACGAGTATGTGCCGCGCCACCAGACCGATAAGGCCGCCGATGCGGGCACGCAACGCATGCTGGACTCACTCCGAACGTACGAAAACAAGCTCCGCCAGATCGGCATCGAAACGAAGACGAACGAGCAAATGCTCAAACTCCTCGAGACGGGCATGACGCAAAAGATGGCCACCCCGTCCGAGCGCGGCGTGTCGCTCGATGAGCTTTCGCGGAGCATGGATTATTACAAGACGAAGATGATGGCCATCGAAAATGAGCTGATTCGCCTTCGTGAGGAGAAGAAGACGTGCGAGGTCACCGTCAAGCGGCTCAGTCAGCAGCTCGCTGAGGCGGGTCACAATGCCGGAGCGCTGCGCCTGAACGTGACGGCACCCGTGGCCGGCGCCGTACGCGTGGCCGTGAGCTACTGCACCTTCGCCGCCAGCTGGACGCCTTACTACAGCATCAACGTGGAGTCGCCCGAGAAGCCGATCCGCATCGTGCAGAAAGCGAAAGTGAAGCAGACGACGGGCGTCGACTGGAAGCAGGTGAAGCTGACCCTCTCCACCGGATCGCCCAACAATGGACGCGTGGCGCCACTCTTCAACACCTGGTTCCTCCGCGAGAATCCCCCCATGATGTTGGCCGAAATGACCGTGCAGAACGCGTATAGCATGAAGACCCGATCCGTCGCCAAGGCAGAGGCCGATATGGCGGTCGAAGACATGGCAGAGGCCAAGCCGATGGAGATGTCGCTCGATGATCACGTGATCGTGAGCGACAACTCGGCCGTGGCCACCATCTACGCCATCGATCTGCCCTACACCATCCCCGGCAACGGCAAGGAGCAAAACATCGACCTGCGCACCCAGGAGGCCGCCGCGGATTATTACTACTACGCCGCGCCGAAGCTGGACACGGATGCCTACCTCCTGGCCGAAATCAAGGAGAGCGACAAGCTGGATCTGCCCAGCGGATCGGCGCAGATCACCTACGACGGCGTCTACCTCGGCGAGACCTACATCGACAATGCCGAGGCGCTCAAGAAGCTCACCCTGACGCTCGGCACCGACAAACGCATCACCATACGGCGTGAGAAGGTGAAGGACTTCAGCGCCAAGAAAGCCTTCGGTTCAGACACACGGCAGGTGTTCGCCTACACGATCTCGGTGAAGAACAATCGCAAGCGTGACGTCCGCCTCACGCTCAAGGATCAGTATCCCATCTCGACGCAGAAAAACATCGAGGTGGAGCTGCTCAAGGACACCACCACGCCGACGACGAACAACACCGAAACGGGTGTCGTGACGTGGAACGTGACGCTCAAGGCCGGCGAGGCGCGCACCTTCACCTTCAGTTATAGCGTGAAGTATCCGAAGGGCATGGACCTCGATCTGTAA
- a CDS encoding NDR1/HIN1-like protein, with product MKKKKMMWLCAAVAVVVLATACGVTKDLENAYNLKDCKYSYRSISNIRVNNEELGLVSGAKLLAQLSSGGSISSLPLQFTLNLNVENPNASAAAFQAMEYKVSIDSLDFTEGKLMEPFSVNAGQTKTLSVGIGTDVGRLFSGESRGAMMRILQNLVGWESKTQSTVTVQLRPTFNVGGVPITSPLYIPVSFKIGGKK from the coding sequence ATGAAGAAGAAAAAGATGATGTGGCTCTGTGCCGCCGTAGCCGTGGTCGTGCTGGCCACGGCCTGTGGTGTGACGAAGGATCTGGAGAACGCTTACAACCTCAAGGATTGCAAGTATTCCTACCGCTCGATCTCGAATATCCGGGTCAATAACGAGGAGCTGGGACTGGTGAGCGGTGCCAAGCTGCTGGCCCAACTCAGCAGCGGCGGATCTATCTCGTCGCTACCGCTACAGTTCACGCTCAACCTCAACGTGGAGAATCCGAACGCCTCCGCTGCAGCTTTCCAGGCGATGGAGTACAAGGTGTCGATCGACTCGCTCGACTTTACCGAGGGCAAGCTCATGGAACCGTTCAGTGTGAATGCAGGACAAACGAAGACGCTCAGCGTGGGCATCGGTACGGACGTCGGACGACTCTTCTCCGGAGAGTCACGGGGCGCCATGATGCGGATCTTGCAGAACCTCGTCGGCTGGGAATCGAAGACCCAATCGACCGTCACGGTGCAGCTGCGCCCGACGTTTAACGTAGGCGGTGTGCCCATCACCTCGCCGCTCTACATCCCGGTTAGCTTCAAGATTGGCGGGAAGAAGTAA
- a CDS encoding Hsp20/alpha crystallin family protein, which yields MTLARRNQNYWLPSIFNDFFENDWMSRQGTTAPAINVKESKDAYTVEVAAPGMTKSDFSVNIDADNNLAISMEKKDEHKEENRETRYLRREFSYAKFQQTMILPDDVDKDRITARVEDGVLLIGLPKVSREEVHRFGRSIEIA from the coding sequence ATGACTTTAGCAAGAAGGAATCAGAACTATTGGTTGCCGTCGATCTTCAACGACTTCTTTGAGAACGACTGGATGAGTAGACAAGGCACCACGGCCCCGGCCATCAACGTGAAGGAGTCGAAAGACGCTTACACCGTGGAGGTGGCTGCACCGGGCATGACGAAGTCAGATTTCAGCGTCAACATCGATGCCGACAACAACCTGGCGATCTCTATGGAGAAGAAGGACGAGCACAAGGAGGAGAACCGCGAGACGCGTTACCTGCGCCGCGAATTTTCCTACGCCAAGTTCCAACAGACCATGATCCTGCCCGACGATGTGGACAAGGATCGCATCACGGCCCGCGTGGAAGACGGCGTGCTGCTCATCGGTCTCCCCAAAGTGTCGCGTGAGGAAGTGCATCGCTTCGGACGGAGTATCGAGATTGCATAA
- a CDS encoding TonB-dependent receptor — MKRIYLLLLAVILPAIASAQITTSAIGGKIADQEGEALIGAAIVAVHEPSGTQYGAVTNADGRYSIEGMRPGGPYKITMSYVGLKSVEYRDVTLQLGEMATLDAVLRDDLTLNEVVVTAASSKFTGLKTGASTNVSKQQLQLLPSINRSLTDFTRMSPYSGGGTVIASRDGRTNTFTVDGANLNNNFGLSGTLPGGGNPISLDAIEELQVVVAPFDVRQTNFMGGGINAITKSGTNTLKGTAYTYHRNESLRGNTVDGHDLGDRARERTETYGFTLGGPIIKNKLFFFINGEYENSPNPITKYHVSTDGVGNGATQTSRVTAADMEAFAKILRDKYGYEPGSYTDFSDGGTKNYKALARLDWNINDAHKLSVRFNYTTNSHINEPNWTSGINPRASSSRISDKAFSFRNSCYGMENNVWSVTGELNSRFSNTLQNRILFTYSDIHDKRNSTSKPFPFIDIWDGAGDAFMSAGYELFTWTTGSQNNVLNLQDHLTWTIGSHRLIGGLNVEYQKAINTYMRYGTGYYKYASFEDFKAGNAPIAFGLTYGYNGDKNPASEVAFIQSGLFLQDEWNVTDRFKLTYGLRADMTNFVTPIETNQAYLKLNWRDHFVAKNDPNYASFQSPRVNTGKWPKTSVLLSPRVGFNYDINGDRSLVVRGGTGVFTGRVPLVFLVNMPTNSAMIQNTITVTDAKTLDKFKNNMLTNVDDMIKLLDAPTTPIYGDPNSTASRASIAGIADDFKMPQIWKNTLAVDYRLPVSFPLTLTVEGMYNKDIYNVVMRNWNIVNNGNLSRFAGPDNRLDYSTSTTGNYLVDKNVTGGAVILDNDTRGYSASFNTMVTAEPIKDLNLMFSYTHQWAKEITGLPGNQAYSTWQGLYAVDGPNNAELHNAQYLTPDKLIASLTYRKDYGKYFATSVGLYYAAYSSGMYNYYYSNDMNGDKNSFDLMYIPRTKDELKFVDKNGFTAAEQAEAFWRFVEQDKYLSAHKGEYAEAYGAALPWVHRFDLKVTQDFRLRAGKAIHTLQLSFDILNVGNLLKSSWGVTQTTSPSNYGKILRYEGKDANGVPTYSMGYNTVNKKKELYSRTYEPYRNSSNCWQMQIGLRYIFN, encoded by the coding sequence ATGAAGAGAATCTATCTGCTATTGTTAGCAGTGATCTTGCCAGCCATTGCATCGGCACAGATCACAACGTCCGCCATCGGCGGAAAGATCGCAGACCAGGAGGGCGAAGCGCTCATCGGCGCCGCCATCGTGGCCGTGCATGAGCCTTCGGGCACGCAGTACGGCGCCGTCACGAACGCCGACGGTCGCTATTCGATCGAGGGTATGCGCCCCGGCGGGCCGTACAAGATCACCATGTCGTACGTCGGGCTGAAGTCCGTCGAGTATCGCGACGTGACGCTCCAATTGGGCGAAATGGCGACGCTGGACGCGGTGCTCCGCGACGACTTGACACTGAACGAGGTGGTCGTCACCGCCGCCTCGTCGAAGTTCACGGGACTGAAGACGGGCGCCTCGACGAACGTCTCCAAGCAACAGCTGCAACTCCTGCCCTCCATCAACCGCAGCTTGACGGACTTCACGCGTATGTCGCCTTACTCGGGCGGCGGCACCGTGATCGCCAGCCGTGACGGACGTACGAACACGTTCACCGTCGATGGGGCGAACCTGAACAACAACTTCGGCCTCTCGGGCACCCTGCCCGGTGGCGGTAACCCGATCTCGCTCGACGCTATCGAGGAGCTTCAGGTGGTCGTAGCGCCCTTCGATGTGCGCCAAACGAACTTCATGGGCGGCGGCATCAACGCCATCACCAAGTCGGGTACGAACACCCTTAAGGGTACGGCTTACACCTACCACCGCAACGAGAGCCTGCGCGGGAACACCGTCGACGGTCACGACCTCGGCGACCGCGCTCGCGAACGCACCGAGACGTACGGCTTCACGCTCGGCGGACCGATCATCAAAAACAAGCTCTTCTTCTTCATCAACGGAGAGTACGAGAACTCGCCCAACCCGATCACGAAGTATCACGTCTCCACCGACGGCGTGGGCAACGGCGCCACGCAGACCTCACGCGTCACGGCGGCCGACATGGAAGCCTTCGCCAAGATCCTCCGCGACAAGTACGGCTACGAGCCCGGCTCCTACACCGACTTCAGCGACGGCGGCACGAAGAACTACAAGGCCCTGGCCCGTCTGGACTGGAACATCAACGACGCCCACAAGCTGAGCGTGCGCTTCAACTACACCACGAACTCGCACATCAATGAGCCCAACTGGACGTCGGGCATCAATCCACGCGCCTCGTCGAGCCGCATCTCTGACAAGGCCTTCTCTTTCCGCAACTCCTGCTACGGGATGGAGAACAACGTCTGGTCCGTCACCGGCGAGCTTAACAGCCGCTTCAGCAACACGCTCCAGAACCGCATCCTCTTCACCTACTCCGACATCCACGACAAGCGTAACTCCACCTCCAAGCCCTTCCCCTTCATCGACATTTGGGACGGTGCGGGCGATGCCTTTATGTCGGCCGGTTACGAGCTCTTTACCTGGACCACCGGATCGCAGAATAACGTCCTCAACCTGCAGGACCATCTCACCTGGACCATCGGTTCGCACCGTCTCATCGGCGGTCTGAACGTGGAGTATCAGAAGGCCATCAACACCTACATGCGCTATGGTACGGGCTACTACAAATACGCTTCGTTCGAAGACTTCAAGGCTGGCAATGCGCCCATCGCTTTCGGTCTGACCTACGGCTATAACGGCGATAAGAATCCGGCTTCGGAAGTGGCCTTCATCCAGTCCGGCCTCTTCTTGCAAGACGAATGGAACGTGACCGACCGTTTCAAACTGACCTACGGCCTGCGTGCAGACATGACGAACTTCGTCACGCCCATCGAAACGAATCAGGCTTACCTGAAGCTCAACTGGCGCGACCATTTCGTGGCTAAGAACGACCCGAACTACGCCTCCTTCCAGTCGCCGCGTGTCAACACCGGCAAGTGGCCCAAAACCTCCGTACTCCTCTCGCCGCGCGTAGGATTCAACTACGACATCAACGGCGATCGCTCCTTGGTCGTGCGTGGTGGTACGGGCGTCTTCACCGGCCGCGTGCCCTTGGTCTTCTTAGTCAATATGCCGACCAACAGCGCGATGATCCAGAACACGATCACCGTGACCGACGCCAAGACACTCGATAAGTTCAAGAACAACATGCTCACCAACGTGGACGACATGATCAAGCTCCTCGACGCCCCCACGACGCCGATCTATGGCGACCCGAACTCCACCGCCTCACGCGCCTCGATCGCGGGCATAGCGGATGACTTCAAAATGCCGCAGATCTGGAAGAACACGCTCGCCGTGGACTATCGCCTGCCCGTTTCTTTCCCGCTGACCCTGACCGTGGAAGGGATGTATAACAAGGACATCTACAACGTCGTGATGCGCAACTGGAACATCGTCAACAACGGCAACCTCAGTCGCTTCGCTGGCCCCGACAACCGTCTGGATTACTCTACTTCCACCACGGGCAACTACTTGGTGGATAAGAATGTGACCGGTGGTGCCGTCATCCTCGACAACGATACGCGCGGTTACAGCGCCTCTTTCAACACCATGGTGACCGCTGAGCCGATCAAGGATCTGAACCTCATGTTCTCCTACACCCACCAGTGGGCGAAAGAGATCACCGGCCTGCCCGGTAATCAAGCCTACTCCACCTGGCAGGGTCTCTATGCCGTCGACGGCCCCAACAACGCCGAGCTCCACAATGCGCAGTACCTCACGCCGGACAAGCTCATCGCCTCCTTGACCTATCGCAAGGACTACGGCAAGTACTTTGCGACCTCCGTCGGCCTCTACTACGCCGCCTATTCCTCCGGCATGTACAACTACTATTACAGCAACGACATGAATGGCGACAAGAACTCCTTCGACCTCATGTACATTCCCCGCACGAAAGACGAGCTGAAGTTTGTCGACAAGAACGGCTTCACCGCCGCCGAGCAGGCCGAAGCCTTCTGGCGCTTCGTGGAGCAAGACAAGTACCTGAGCGCCCACAAGGGCGAGTATGCCGAGGCTTACGGCGCAGCCTTGCCGTGGGTACACCGCTTCGACCTGAAGGTGACGCAAGACTTCCGCCTGCGCGCGGGCAAAGCCATCCACACGCTGCAGCTCTCGTTTGACATCCTCAACGTCGGCAACCTGCTGAAAAGCTCCTGGGGTGTGACGCAGACCACCTCGCCCAGCAACTACGGCAAGATCCTCCGCTACGAGGGCAAGGATGCCAACGGCGTGCCCACCTACTCGATGGGTTACAACACCGTCAATAAGAAGAAGGAGCTTTACAGCCGCACCTACGAACCGTATCGCAACAGTTCTAACTGCTGGCAGATGCAGATCGGCTTGCGTTACATCTTCAACTAA
- the tpx gene encoding thiol peroxidase, with amino-acid sequence MAQEKENQGVVTFAGNPVTLLGELIKVGDTAPEFTATGEGLKPVRLSDFKGKTVILSVFPSVDTKVCAAQTRRFNKEASELSENVVVLTLSKDLPFALGRFCAAEGIDRIHTLSDYQHSEFGLKYGFLMKENMLLARGVVVVNPEGKVTYVEYVKEVTHEPDYAKALEAARAAL; translated from the coding sequence ATGGCACAAGAGAAAGAGAACCAAGGTGTAGTAACGTTCGCAGGAAACCCTGTGACGCTGCTCGGAGAACTGATCAAAGTGGGCGACACTGCGCCCGAATTTACTGCTACGGGCGAGGGCCTGAAACCCGTCCGCCTGTCTGACTTCAAGGGCAAGACCGTGATCCTGTCCGTCTTCCCGTCGGTCGACACGAAGGTGTGCGCCGCACAGACGCGCCGCTTCAACAAGGAGGCTTCGGAGCTGTCGGAGAACGTGGTCGTGCTGACCCTCTCCAAAGACTTGCCCTTCGCGCTCGGTCGCTTCTGCGCCGCCGAAGGCATCGACCGTATCCACACGCTCTCGGACTATCAGCACTCCGAGTTCGGCCTGAAGTACGGTTTCCTGATGAAGGAGAACATGCTGCTGGCGCGTGGCGTAGTGGTCGTGAACCCCGAAGGCAAGGTCACGTATGTGGAGTATGTGAAGGAAGTAACCCACGAGCCGGATTACGCTAAGGCGCTTGAGGCTGCTCGCGCTGCGCTCTGA
- a CDS encoding TetR/AcrR family transcriptional regulator, whose amino-acid sequence MAQSKTQNHASILQAARAEFLERGFQDTSMRTIARLSGVTLSNIYNYFRDKDTLFRAVLQPLLDAFEDLLARHNSDYYLTTDVYSMKSYQEHMLNEFMRLPQHFRAELRLLLFHAAGSSLEHFRDDFCERQTREGIRYIRLMKERYPDRVTGDVSPFFLRTVSSLWLIVMGEIVRHDELSEADIERFLSEYLAFGTAGWKALLGL is encoded by the coding sequence ATGGCACAATCCAAGACACAGAACCACGCATCCATCCTGCAAGCCGCTCGGGCGGAGTTTCTCGAGCGAGGATTTCAGGATACCTCCATGCGCACCATAGCCCGCCTCTCGGGCGTGACGCTAAGCAACATCTACAACTACTTCCGCGACAAGGACACCCTCTTTCGGGCCGTCTTGCAGCCCCTGCTCGACGCCTTCGAAGACCTCCTGGCCCGTCACAACAGCGACTATTACCTGACCACGGACGTGTACTCCATGAAGTCGTACCAGGAGCACATGCTGAACGAGTTCATGCGCCTCCCGCAGCACTTTCGCGCCGAGCTCCGCCTGCTGCTCTTCCACGCCGCAGGCTCGTCGTTGGAGCATTTCCGCGACGACTTCTGCGAGCGCCAGACTCGCGAGGGCATCCGCTACATCCGCCTGATGAAGGAGCGCTATCCGGACCGCGTCACGGGCGACGTATCGCCCTTCTTCCTCCGCACCGTCAGCTCGCTCTGGCTGATCGTCATGGGCGAGATCGTCCGTCACGACGAGCTTTCGGAGGCCGACATCGAGCGTTTTCTTTCGGAATACCTGGCCTTCGGTACCGCCGGCTGGAAGGCGCTGCTGGGACTGTGA